One Palaemon carinicauda isolate YSFRI2023 chromosome 4, ASM3689809v2, whole genome shotgun sequence DNA segment encodes these proteins:
- the LOC137639668 gene encoding protein FAM200C-like — MVDIFGHLNDLNLSMQGMFVNNIDCTEKVEAFKKKISLWKRRIPGGNVGSFPILDEKPGDKTIPPMLVENIVTHLKLLETTMAQYFPMDHSFPEWIQQPSLADMEDDDNLKEELIDLQVNMGCQTKFRTLPLSGFSCHQLVEIIIPFPTTYLCEKAFSTMLQIKTTAQNRLQIGLLHDMRVALANTRPQIEKLVAYKQQQKSH, encoded by the coding sequence ATGGTAGACATTTTCGGTCATCTGAATGATCTCAACTTGTCCATGCAAGGCATGTTTGTTAATAATATTGATTGCACAGAGAAGGTAGAAGCCTTCAAGAAGAAAATATCACTGTGGAAGCGTCGAATTCCGGGAGGAAATGTGGGAAGCTTTCCTATCCTGGATGAAAAACCTGGAGACAAGACAATCCCGCCAATGCTTGTAGAAAATATTGTTACTCACCTCAAACTCCTTGAGACCACTATGGCACAATACTTTCCCATGGATCATTCATTTCCAGAATGGATACAGCAGCCCTCTTTGGCAGATATGGAAGATGATGATAACCTAAAGGAGGAGCTTATTGATCTGCAGGTGAACATGGGGTGTCAAACAAAATTTCGCACCCTACCACTGTCAGGTTTCTCGTGTCATCAGTTGGTAGAAATTATCATCCCATTTCCAACTACCTACCTCTGTGAAAAGGCTTTTTCCACCATGCTCCAAATCAAAACTACTGCCCAGAACCGACTTCAAATTGGGTTGCTTCATGATATGAGGGTGGCTCTGGCCAACACAAGGCCTCAAATTGAAAAACTAGTTGCATATAAGCAACAGCAAAAATCACATTGA